Proteins from one Camelina sativa cultivar DH55 chromosome 8, Cs, whole genome shotgun sequence genomic window:
- the LOC104706419 gene encoding pollen receptor-like kinase 6 — MAAVLNHGFILVLLFFCCFSIIPSLQHVSESEPLVRFKNSVKITKGDLNSWRAGTDPCSGKWFGIYCQKGLTVSGIHVTRLGLSGSITVDDLKDLPNLKTIRLDNNLLSGPLPHFFKLRGLKSLMLSNNSFSEEIPDDFFKDMTKLKRLFLDHNKFVGKIPSSLMQLPQLEELHLQENNFTGEIPVEIGNIKSLKTLDLSVNNLEGPVPESITNRKNLAVNVSGNEGLCGELVDLSCDYISLDEGQGRDDGGQTPPTATVSPNSNNATVHAIMVAITLLLMFFIIVGVIRKRNKKKNPDFRMLDKQRLSDNDIVEVRVPESVSTTAKRSTESSRKRGGNADGSGSSKKGVSQVGKGGNGGGGGLSGGMGDIIMVNSDKGSFGLPDLMKAAAEVLGNGSLGSAYKAVMTNGLSVVVKRIRDMNQLAREPFDVEMRRFGKLRHPNILTPLAYHYRREEKLVVSEYMPKSSLLYVLHGDRGIYHSELTWPTRLKIIQGVAHGMKFLHEEFASYDLPHGNLKSSNVLLSETYEPLISDYAFLPLLQPTNASQALFAFKTPEFAQTQQVSHKSDVYCLGIIILEILTGKFPSQYLNNGKGGTDIVQWVQSSVAEQKEEELIDPEIVNNTDSVRQMVELLRVGAACIASNPDERLDMREAVRRIEQVNT, encoded by the exons ATGGCTGCTGTTCTGAATCACGGCTTTATTCtcgtcctcctcttcttctgttgtttCTCAATCATCCCTTCTTTGCAGCACGTGAGCGAGTCGGAACCGCTTGTGCGGTTCAAGAACTCGGTGAAAATAACCAAAGGGGACCTAAATTCATGGAGAGCAGGAACAGATCCTTGCAGTGGGAAATGGTTCGGGATCTATTGCCAAAAGGGCCTAACAGTGTCAGGCATTCATGTCACGCGGCTCGGTCTCTCGGGTAGCATCACCGTAGATGATTTAAAGGATCTCCCAAATCTAAAGACAATCAGGCTCGACAACAACCTCCTCTCGGGTCCTCTCCCGCATTTCTTCAAACTCCGGGGCCTAAAGTCTCTCATGCTCTCTAACAACAGCTTCTCCGAAGAGATCCCTGATGATTTCTTCAAGGACATGACAAAGCTCAAGCGGCTATTTCTTGATCATAACAAATTCGTGGGAAAGATCCCTTCCTCCCTTATGCAGCTCCCTCAGCTCGAGGAGCTTCACCTTCAAGAAAATAACTTTACCGGGGAGATACCTGTAGAGATTGGCAACATTAAGAGCCTCAAAACCCTCGACCTCTCAGTCAACAATCTCGAAGGACCCGTCCCGGAAAGCATTACGAATAGGAAAAATCTTGCTGTCAATGTATCAGGGAACGAGGGCTTGTGCGGGGAGTTAGTTGACCTTTCATGTGATTATATTTCCCTAGATGAGGGGCAGGGGCGGGATGACGGAGGCCAGACGCCTCCAACAGCCACAGTATCTCCCAACTCGAACAATGCCACGGTACACGCGATCATGGTTGCCATCACGCTTCTTCTTATGTTCTTTATTATCGTAGGCGTTATAAGGAAgcgaaacaagaagaagaaccccgACTTTCGAATGCTCGACAAACAACGTCTGAGCGACAACGATATTGTGGAAGTCAGAGTACCCGAGTCCGTATCCACCACAGCGAAAAGGTCTACGGAATCGAGCAGAAAGCGTGGTGGAAACGCGGATGGAAGCGGTTCCTCCAAGAAAGGCGTGTCTCAAGTTGGGAAAGGCGgtaacggaggaggaggaggtctTAGCGGTGGGATGGGTGACATTATAATGGTAAATAGCGACAAGGGTTCTTTCGGTTTACCGGATTTAATGAAGGCTGCAGCTGAGGTGCTTGGCAATGGTAGTCTTGGATCAGCTTACAAGGCCGTCATGACCAATGGTTTATCCGTTGTAGTGAAGAGGATTAGGGATATGAATCAACTTGCACGTGAACCTTTCGATGTCGAGATGAGACGCTTTGGGAAACTCCGCCACCCTAACATTCTTACCCCTTTAGCCTATCACTACCGTCGCGAAGAGAAGCTTGTTGTCTCCGAATACATGCCTAAAAGCAGCTTGCTTTACGTTTTGCATG GTGACCGGGGGATATACCATTCGGAACTAACTTGGCCGACAAGGTTGAAGATCATTCAAGGAGTTGCGCACGGAATGAAGTTCTTGCACGAGGAGTTTGCGTCTTACGATCTCCCACACGGTAACCTCAAATCAAGCAACGTTCTCCTCAGCGAGACCTACGAGCCTTTGATCAGCGATTACGCATTCTTACCGCTTCTCCAGCCAACCAACGCATCACAGGCGTTGTTCGCTTTCAAGACGCCCGAGTTTGCTCAGACCCAGCAGGTCTCTCATAAATCGGACGTCTACTGCCTCGGAATTATAATTCTAGAGATCTTGACAGGGAAGTTCCCTTCTCAGTACTTAAACAACGGTAAAGGCGGTACCGATATAGTTCAATGGGTACAATCTTCGGTCGCGGAGCAGAAGGAAGAAGAACTTATCGATCCGGAGATAGTAAACAATACTGATTCGGTGCGACAGATGGTGGAACTGTTGCGGGTTGGGGCTGCTTGTATCGCAAGTAATCCAGACGAGAG